ATAGAGAGAAACTTGTACATGACCccatttttaactgttttattaaGATGTCCAGTAAGAAACACAGTTTTCACAACAGAGGTTATCTTTAGTCAACAGCGGATGCATATTATAGTCTGACTCTTTAATAGGGTGTATTTTATGTCATAGAGAGTGAATCATTTAGGATATAAGCCCTGGCCTACGTTACATGAATAGTTTAATTAATAAGCAAGGagttgtttaattaaatgactTTGTCGAGTTGAAATTGAGAATTCCCTGGTCGGTTTCTTCAATGTTCAACTGAAGGCCAAAGTTAGTTATCTCTTTTTAAACCGGGGTTTTCTCTCTCTGTCCCCTTTTATAGGCAGTCTTCCCTGTAATGTGAACTCGGGAGGGACCCCCAGGGACTTTATGTTCTCGCAAGAGGAGTGCAAAAACAAGGAAATGAAAGAGAGAGAGCACCCCGAGGACGTAGAGAAGGAGCGTCTGCTCGAGAACGACCTTCTTGCCAGGTACATTTTATGgtaaaaattgtgtttattaGGTGACAGTGGCGGGTCAAGTGGGGGGGTTTAATGTTTGCGTCTCCAACACTTTTAGGGGTTATGAGGAGCGTTTAATCGATGGCGAACGGGCGTCAGGTAACGTGGAGACCCACATAGTGACTGCCACCCCGAAGTACACCAGTAAGGCCACGTTGCAAATTCAATGTgagtgttttaattaattaattaaaaaaaaaattgtctaattGTCAAATTAGCCAATCGTGTGACGGCCGTAGACGAGCCCATACTCCTCGACCTGGACCCTCCTCATCAGGAGAAGAAGATCGTGGACGCGCAGTCGCTAAGTAACGCGGTCAACAGGAGCAAGTTCCAGGTGATCATCCCGGCTTATCCGGCTGCCGGGAAAACGGTCGCGCTGGACGGTGGGGGGGATAAGGTGCGTTGGTGCCGATCGTCGACGGGTTCCTCCACACTCTCTGTATACGTGAaatagtttttctattttcagaAAGTGGACGAGAACGGGAACGCCCTCCATCATCATCATCCTCATCATCATCAGGCCAAAGATCttcagaagaagaagaagaaacagCAGACCGATAAGAACGTCGTCGTTTTACGGTCGGAAAACGTAAGTCGAATTTACTAActgtctttatttattaattttttattcgtgtttatatttttatattaataaatatttaatacaaaaatagtgatttttcaatagaatttcTTCCTGGTAAAGTATGTGGGgcgggtgggggggcaagggttttttttttggaaaaactctttttttcttttacaaaaataacgtttttcaaaaaaactaccattacccccccacccaccccacaaacTTTACCAGTGAAAAAATCCTTCTccaaaaatcaccgtttttcatCTGTAAGCCTAAAACACTACCCCTAACTAAAACAGCTCTGGTTACCTCAATTTTTCACCCAGaccgacgtttttaccctcaaatccatcctcaggaatcacACTATAATggtgtaaaagaattatgagaatatcttaagtagtttccaagttatgactaaaaatgtctgttaataattttaaagacttCAAATTTGGTGGCTTTAGGACCTTggtggacaaaattgcctctaactcaaacattttttgaggtacaaaaatcgttctcATATGAAATTGTTCGGCAAGAAATGGACTTTATTGCACTAAAACCTCTTGAGGATACACCCATTAgttcttaagatattctcaagcaaagttaaaatttcttaataaaagtgACAAAAAAAAGTACTCTAACCAAAACGGctctaattatttcaattttcaaccCAGATCGACGtttctaccctcaaatccatcctcaggagtCACACTATAATGACGTAAATGAATCatgagaatatcttaagtagttccCGAGTTATGACCAAAATTGCCCGGTAATAAATGCTATCCTAAAGATTTCAATGATCATTGGtgcctagaataattaattaattaaataattaatacttgGATTGCTAACCATTATTTGAATTGCTCCTGATCAGGACTGcgctcgtttttttttttttttcgatcccTGAAGACGGTCAAATACGAATACGAAACGTTGgcacaaaataaatgaaactgcctgcaattatttttttatttattttatttttaatattccaggcagttgaaccatgAATTTCTTAAGATATTCCTTAAGAATTGAAGAAAAACCGCCTCAAACCAAAACAGCCTTGGCTACCTTAATTTTTCACGCTGAAGgatgtttttaccctcaaatccatcctcaggaatcacACTATAATGATGTGAAAGaattatgagaatatcttaaAGGGTTCTGAAGTTATgacctcaaatgcctgaaagagaAGAATAATgaacttattccaggcagttgtcgttgttttattaacgtttttctATTGATTGTTAATTGATGTTATGTATGTCAACAAAATTGGTAAAAAGGGTGGAAAtataacttcaattttttttggaaattattgaaaattattccaggaacttggattgtattaaaaaaataataagtacgccactgcttttttttaaataaattttattaattaaacttgaTTGGTATAATTGCTGTGTTTCGTACACGCTAATGCGTTTCCtaatttttctagatttcttaGTGTATGATATTTCTTTATTACACTATAAGTTAAATtcgtgtatgaaaagtatatcgtatccTACACGATTGTGTATATGGAAAATCgctttttttagtaattatttcgtgcaaaaaaatcgttttttctttaatactacccttagccccccacccgccccacactgcttaccagtaagaaatttcattcaaaaatcattgtttttttaattaatatgcataaaaacaaactttgtttatttaattttaatataattaaatatatgtatgttaataaataattaatacaaaaaacagtgattttccAAAGGAATtccttactgggcaaatgtgtggggtgggtgggggggcaagggtttttttttttgaaaaacggtattagtcatttaaaaaaaaaagtttttcaaaaaaaaatacccttacaccccccacccaccccatatactttatcagtaaaaaattcccaaaaaatcaccattttttcATCTGTAAGCCTAAAAAAACGACTCCTAACTAAAACAGCTCTGGTTACCTCAATTTTTCACCGAGaccgacgtttttaccctcaaatccatccttaGGAATCACATTATAATAGTGTGAAAGAATTATgtaaatatcttaagtagtttccaagttatgatcaaaaatgtcaggtaataattttaaagacttCAAATTTGGTGGCTCTAGGATCTTGAtagacaaaattgcctctaactcaaagagtttttgaggtacatgtatcgtttttatatgaaattgtttggtaagaaatGGAGTTTCTTGCACTAAAACCCTTTTGACGATACACCCATTAgttcttaagatattctcaagcaaagttagaatttgttaaaaaaagcaTCGAAAAAAACCACCTTTACCTAAACAGCCCTGGCTACTTCAATTTTTCACCCAAaccgacgtttttaccctcaaatccatcctcaggaatcacACTACaacattctaaaaaaattttgcaaattaagtagtttccaagttacgagcaaaaaaatgtcaaaaataaaaatctcattCAAGATCGAGGGCCACAAGTCCGAAATAATCCACAACGTGGACCGTCTGGTGCACTACATCGAGGGTACCACCGAACTGAGAACCACCCGCGCGGTACAGTCGCGCGCAAAACAATTGCAAAAGCAACACGTCACTGAGGAGGGGGGCGGAGGAGGAGGAACCACCGCCACCCCCACCACCACCACCTCCAACGTCAGAAACAGGAAAAAACAAAAGTCGAAAGATttggaggaggaggaggaggagaaGGGGGAGGTTCGGTCCGAGCTTAAGGTGAGTAAGAAGAAGTGTCATAATTGACGtaaataaattgtttgtttgtttatagaAGAGCAATTCCCTCGGGGAAATCTCCGGTATTAAACTGGACCGACAGTTTAGTCCCTTTGGGGGTGGAAAAGTGAAAAAAGGGGATGAGGAGGAGGAGGGTGGTGCTGCGGTGGTGGTGGTACTGAGGACCAACAAGTCGTTAACGGACAGGGCGAGGGAGCGCAGGTCCTGGGGTACCGTCGAGGTAAGCGGAAACTGCTGCTGTTGCTCTCCTTTTCTCTCTCGGTTAAGGGTTCTCCTCGTTTGTCCTTGTCTTTCTTGTATGAACAATCTATTAAACTTTATAGGGTTGACCCAAAActggttttcaaaaattgaaaaattatttatttagaccCACTGTACATGGTTGGACTTTTGGTATGTTATAGTCAAGGGTTGGAACTAACTATCTCCtctctatacattttttccataaacctacagggtgtcccagaaaaTGGCGTCAAAAATCTATTAAACCTTATAAAATTGACCTAAAActggttttcaaaaattgaaaaattatttatttagaccCTCTGTACGGGTTGGACTTTTGCTATGTTATAGTCAAGGGTTGGAACTAACTATCTCCTCCCTATACATTTTTCCATAAAcctacagggtgtcccagaaaaTTGAGTCAAAAATCTATTAAACCTCATAAAATTGACCCAAAActggttttcaaaaattgaaaaattatttatttagaccCACTGTACAGGGTTGGACTTTTGCTATGTTATAGTCAAGGGTTGGAACTAACTATCTCCTCCCTATACATTTTTCCATAAAcctacagggtgtcccagaaaaTGACGTCAAAAATCTATTAAACCTCATAAAATTGACCCAAAAttggttttcaaaaattgaaaaattatttatttagagccactgtacagggttggacttttgatatgttATAGTCAAGGGTTGGAACTAACTATCTCCTCTCTATACATTTTTCCATAAAcctacagggtgtcccagaaaaTGGCGTCAAAACCTAATAAACCTCATAAAATTGACCCAAAACTGGTTttcgaaaattgaaaaattatttatttagagcCACTGTACAGGGTTGGACTTTTGGTATGTTATAGTCAAGGGTTGGAACTAACTATCTCCTCCCTATACATTTTTCCATAAAcctacagggtgtcccagaaaaTGACGTCAAAAATCTATTAAACCTCATAAAATTGACCCAAAAttggttttcaaaaattgaaaaattatttatttagagccactgtacagggttggacttttgatatgttATAGTCAAGGGTTGGAACTAACTATCTCCTCTCTATACATTTTTCCATAAAcctacagggtgtcccagaaaaTGGCGTCAAAACCTAATAAACCTCATAAAATTGACCCAAAACTGGTTttcgaaaattgaaaaattatttatttagagcCACTGTACAGGGTTGGACTTTTGGTATGTTATAGTCAAGGGTTGGAACTAACTATCTCTTCTCTATACATTTTTCCGTAAAcctacagggtgtcccagaaaaTGGCGCCTAAGGTTCTACTGCTCTGCCTAAGGTTTTATtaagtcaactgcctggaattaatcaataattaattatttatctctTGCAGGCAGTTGAGAGGGAAagagacagagagagagagagagagagaactGTATCTAAGAACTCTTTTTGTCTCTTTCTTTTCTTCGGGTAATTATAGAAAGAGAGGAACCACTGaaccaattgcctggaattaattaataattatatataaaatcttTCAAGGAATTAATTGTGAAAGAGAGAGACAGAGATAGACAGATCCTCCTCTATGCATGGCCTACTTCGTTTACCAAATACGTCCacgtttgtttgtttattttagccGCTGTACAGCGCCTCCTCGTTGGAACATTTGGAAACCTCCACTGATAACTGGGAGGTCACCAGACCgaagaagaagaacaaaaaGCGACGAAACAGGTAcgaaaattgtttttaacatCGAGAAATCGACGACGTTTCGACCCTCCTCCGTTCGCTCCTCTTTAGGAATTGATGAAGAGCATCGAAACGTCGTTACGATTCCAAAGATGACTCGATTTATTTTTTCGTTTGTTTGTTTTCAAGTGTGAGCAGTACGAGTAGCGTGAGACAAACGACGTCGTCGTCGATCAGCGGCGTTTCGTCCCTGGTGAGTCCCGATGATGGTCGTGGCGCCCGGAGGGCCCGTTCGCCCAATTTAGGTTCCGCGATAGTCGGCGGTAAGTCTCGTACCTTTTGTCAACTTGACTAATTTTTATCCGGATTCCAGTCAACTGGACTCATTTTTCACAAAATCAAGTGCCGCAACAATTCCTCCTCCTACAACTTTAAAGAGATTCAATTATTTagtcattaaataaaaaaaaaaaaaaaaatcaaatggggCCAAGTCTGGTGATCCGGCGGGTCACTCGATTGTAACCTGATACATAATGGTCTTCCCAGATGATTAGGGCGGTTTTGTTTGTTCGTTTTAGGTGCGTGTAACGTGAAGAAAACGAGGTCGATGCCGCATAGCGAAAGGAGTAACGACTCGTCATCGGATGTCGATTCGGTGCATTCGTTACCGTTGGACGGGCCGATATCTTATGCCGATATAGGTAATAACATATCTGTCATTTATTTGTCAActgtcaaacaaaaaaattaacctcGAAGGACGTTTTTACCCCACAAATCCGTCCTCAGGAATGCCCCCCCGTGATCGTTTTAACGTAATAGAAGTTGTTTCAGCTAAAAATAGCGAAAAGAAGAAACCGAGCCCGGAAAAGCAACAGACGTCGAATCCGGTGAACGCGGCGCCCGACGTGCACAACATCAAGAGTTTCCCCGCGATACCCGGGGGCGAAAAGGGCGACGACACCACTGTGATGTCATCCGTGGTAAGTctcgtttaattatttattttattgaaaattcagGAAGTTTAGAAGAAGGAGGAGGGTTATGTGAGCGTTCAGTCCTCCGTCGGACCCGTGTTCTATTTGTACTAAATTTAGTACAatctaattaaacaaaataagtacattttttaagaaatgcgtTACTCTATCTTGAGATAATAGTGACTCAAGTAAATAGTGGACAAACCGCTTATGGGGCGTTCATTATTGATCCGTGGACGTTTCCGCTTAGTTTGGACACTCGTTGGAGGATTTTTATGATGTTTgggtattttaataaatatcctttttaaaattaacggAATTATGGCATAATTACAGTATTTTTCCCAAATAAGATTAAttaatgcttaatttttttacattttatgctaaaaaatggcaaaaacagtgatttttcataagaatttctcactggtaaagagtgtggggtgggtggggggtgtaagggtaggttaatgaaaaacgttttttttttgcagaaaatatttgctttagagaaaaaaaaattaaatttattaaataattcactTTTTGATTCATTGGCCATCTCGGCCGCCAGACTTAAAATcacttgacttttatttttagagttaTACAAAGAATTAGCTATCATAACAACTAATTGGATCAATAGATGGAAgggcaattttaataatttcaatgttttttaaaaaactaccccTACACCCCTCACCCTCCCCACATTTttaaccagtaagaaattcttttgaaaaatcaccgtttttcgtgcatattatccaatttaatgacactgtttgtttatttaaatttaatataattttatatatatttattataaatatttagtgcaaaaacagtattattaaaatggatcttattaaggaaaaattatcatttattaatGTGTACtgttgaaaaacagtgattttgcagaggGATTTTTAACTGataaagtgtgtggggtgggtggggggctatgggtattttttttgaaaaacggttttttttttaaatgacaaataccgtttttcaaaaaaattacccttagccccccacccaccccacacactttaccagttaaaaattcttctgcaaaatcactatttttcgtatataacctttaatttattaacaccgtttttgtattaaatatttatataaaaaatttaaataaacgaaataacTCAGAAGATCAAAGACTATGacccaatatatatatttaaatttgataacaaatttgaatataaatatttaatacaaaaacagtgttaataaattaaggattatatacgaaaaatagtgatttttcattggaatttcttactggtaaagtatgtggggtgggtgggggggtgtaagggtagtgttaataaaaaatggtatttttagtaaaagatgaaaccattttttttaaaaattacccttacaccccccacccaccccacatactttaccagtaagaaattccaatgaaaaatcactattttttatCCATATTATCTAATGTactaacgctgtttttatattaaatatttaagtgtaattaaattaaatattgcattgatattttttgcaaaaacattgtttttcatcaaaacaatCCTTACCTCCCCCCActtaccccaaaaaaaaaagttgtaataTTTCTGGTTCACTCCTTAGACCTTGACTCACAAAACTCACTATAACTCAGTGAGTTCTTAACTCACAAACAACATTCGCATATCAAAATGTTCAGAAAAGAATGCACTAACTAAGAATGAAAAccccataaaaatgctttgaataGTTTTCAAATTATCCTGCCTAGAACATATGTCTATAAGATATGACTGTCCTGGAAACATAAATTGCTGTAACTCTTTAATTATTTGAGCTAAAAATGTGCTTAATGTACCAAAATGATCCTTAAGAACCCTTTTATAATCTGTacaataaactgtgttattagttTAAATATGGATGATAAGATCAGCTGTTTTTAATgggtattattttggaaaacagtgatttcttaaaataatttcttactggtaaaatatgtggggtgggtggggggtgtaagggtagttttttggaaaatagtttttattgtaaaagacaaaaaccgttttttaagaaaactacccttagccccccacccaccccacatacttTACCAGTAGGAAATTCctatgaaaaatcactgttttccaaaataatacccatgaataacagctgattttgtcattaatatccaatctaataacacagtttattcTACAGATTATAATAGGGTTTCTGAGGATCATTTTGGTATATAAAACCTAATTTTAGCTCAAGTGGTTGTTGAGTTATAGCAGTTTTTGTTTCACAGGGTAGTCATTACTTGCAAACATATGTTCTAAGCAGGATAATTTGAAAACTATTCAAGGTATTTTAATGAGGTTTTCACTGCAAGTTAGTGCATtcttttctaaacattttgatatacgaatgatttttttgagttaaaaacTCACTGAGTTATAGTGAGTTTTGTGTGTCAAGGTCCAAGAGTTAAAGCACTTTATGTATTTCAGATAGTCATATCTTGCATTCATAAGTTCCATACaggataattaaaaaactattcaagGTATCTTAATGGGATTTTCACTCACAGTTAGTGAGAAAATCGCTGATTTCAAAATAgtacccaaaaaaattaattaatcgactcttttacataatatttacataaaaactattaaattaattaaaacttttataacctaaatatgttgaagttcatttaaaatcctttataataattaaatttgccaAGCTTTAGCGCCTTTACCATTTCTTCAAAACCCCATAATTCCTCTCCTAAACTGTCGATATTCATGAAACTTGAAAGTAATAGACTATTGACTAACATAAACTTCTCAATCCAACATTAACCCTATAACCCTTTTTAGAGACAAAGATGCATTATTGGGTCTATAGACCTTAACCGGTTCATAAGTGCCTTCCCAATACATTATTATCATATTATGTCATAGTAAAATGgcaagaaaaaacacagaaaggCCTAACACGTGTTTCTGCTCAATGGGGGGGCTTCAGCAAGACAAACCAACCGGTAATTTAAGTTAAAAGGGAAAACATCTTCGCGGTTTCTAAATGTGGCTTGATCCTGAAGAACCCCTTCACTAAGCAGAAACATTCCGATTTTCttcagaaatgattttttttttaggtcgAAACGTCGACCCCAGAGGGAAAACGTCCCGCCCACCCCAAAACGGTGAAAAAACCGACGCAGGGGGGCGCGAGGGGCGACGACGTCCCCGGCAACGACACATCGGTGAGtcactttttgtttattttttttttatttctgttgcaCTTGTACTAAataagaaagagagagagagagagagagagagagagaatagTGTATTATAACgctttttgactttttttggtTATGGTTTTGTTTATTGAGCTACACACGTGATTAATGcttcatatatttatttttttgaatgaatttgTTTCGCTTGATTTAGTTCGTGACTAACTGTAACCGCTTGATTTGTTAGTTGCATCGATAATTAGATGAGGAGAGGACCTTCGATAATTGTCCGTTTGATGAGTTTCTCAATAACGGGGTTCAGATCGGGTTACCGGGAGGGCCACTCACTCACTCACTGTTCAgtgtctattattaattttattcaaaaaaaaaaaaaatacggccGAACGTAAATCAAGTAAGTAATCGTGCTCTTGAACAAAACCTTAACCGCCCCCCCGTCGTACCATCTACTCAACCTTATTCCAGTTCTTTTCGCAGTTAATGCGGGATTCGACGCTGCAGTACCGGTCGCAACGGATGCCCCCGGACATCGTGGACGTCTCGACTATTGAAAAGATGCAACTGATGAACTGTCCCGGAATAATTGACAACTTTCCGGTTACACCTGTAACACCCGATCCGGTAAGTCCACTATTTTCGTTTGTTACATAATGTTAAATTAGTTAAGTAAGTTACTCGTTATGTGAAAATATGTActtaaaattattccagaaaaaagaaaaaaatgttttccagGTATTCGGATCAATTCCTCGTGATATCGCAGGCTTTTGAGTGATTTTTAggataatttgtattaaaaaaaacctttgaaaaaaatttttttttttttaaatcctccttAACTATCTTAATTTTCGAGTTACggcaaaatgttattctttatgatttattctatttttgcTTGAGAATcgaatgctaaaagaaaaattttcattttcccggtagttttcgagaaaatgaggaaaaactgtttagaggttttttccaattttctggaaaactagtGAAAGTGgtgagtatttttttgttgcatctgGTACTCAtcgaaattccaaacaacttttgttttaacgtttttttttatggtcaatggttttccagaaaaaaaattaaaactggaaaaaaatgatttttttttgaagaaataataatgttaggaaatttgggtataactttttccaggtacatttttcaGAAAAGTGTTATGGGacttttttgaagtgttttGGGTGATCTAtcgatttaccaaaaaaaaaaaatttttttcaaaaaaaatttttttttcaattttttacccaaaaaatttcaaattttccaaaaatcctccataactcctttatttttcgatttagagcgaaaagttattctttataatttgttctatttttgatgaGGAATCCAATGCtggaaaaaaatcttcaatatacccaatagtttttgagaaaatgaggaaaatctattgagaggtttttcccaattttctggaaaactattagacctaaaaattatttttctatggtATCTGATGCCCgttgaaattccaaacaacttttgtttaaacaatttttttctccaaccaatagtttttcagaaaaaaaataaaaaccgaaattatggacattttcccaggggtacccctttggatttttctaGGAAGACTCTTTTaagtataacttttttcagatacatttttcaaaaaagttttataagacttttttgttgttttttaagcGATTTatcgatttccaaaaaaaaaattcaaatttttcctaaattttttttttcaaatttttcacccaaaaatttttaaaaatcccccATAATTTCTTTAATCTGAGATTTACgacaaaatgttattctacacgatttgttctatttttagcTGGGATTCCagtgctaaaagaaaattttctatattccgtataagaataaaattttctgacaaattcacagtttttgagaaatttcttacaaaattttggataacttctttgctattaaagataaagtCATGATTCAAAGTTTCTTAAGATCTCCAGTTTATTTTCTCACTT
The sequence above is a segment of the Anthonomus grandis grandis chromosome 20, icAntGran1.3, whole genome shotgun sequence genome. Coding sequences within it:
- the LOC126747970 gene encoding uncharacterized protein LOC126747970 isoform X2 gives rise to the protein MAPLPDNNKTEQDNLGDKSSQKDEKKLSNLNDRELKALLDEAINYKNPKDREGKSELFNDLLLEAEESERIARATSAGGSELVRHCNQQARRQRGHGGGPRGRRSGGPTAGLGRSVSERGTHGGSLDNLAKEELYETSRRLRGVRKSSTSSSGGASSGFCGNQVRVSARQREGGSLPCNVNSGGTPRDFMFSQEECKNKEMKEREHPEDVEKERLLENDLLARGYEERLIDGERASGNVETHIVTATPKYTSKATLQIQSNRVTAVDEPILLDLDPPHQEKKIVDAQSLSNAVNRSKFQVIIPAYPAAGKTVALDGGGDKFFYFQKVDENGNALHHHHPHHHQAKDLQKKKKKQQTDKNVVVLRSENIEGHKSEIIHNVDRLVHYIEGTTELRTTRAVQSRAKQLQKQHVTEEGGGGGGTTATPTTTTSNVRNRKKQKSKDLEEEEEEKGEVRSELKKSNSLGEISGIKLDRQFSPFGGGKVKKGDEEEEGGAAVVVVLRTNKSLTDRARERRSWGTVEPLYSASSLEHLETSTDNWEVTRPKKKNKKRRNSVSSTSSVRQTTSSSISGVSSLVSPDDGRGARRARSPNLGSAIVGGACNVKKTRSMPHSERSNDSSSDVDSVHSLPLDGPISYADIAKNSEKKKPSPEKQQTSNPVNAAPDVHNIKSFPAIPGGEKGDDTTVMSSVVETSTPEGKRPAHPKTVKKPTQGGARGDDVPGNDTSFFSQLMRDSTLQYRSQRMPPDIVDVSTIEKMQLMNCPGIIDNFPVTPVTPDPPPPHHRPLGGASSAPCKRKKGPAASSDHIHVIQNCDDASICDTSFDETKRGGVSTNKMVNGISGEDTPPAVVILSSGPTRDAPPPSGLVFGFDINEQLLLEDSEGQTSSENKIGDISIELLASLGDRWAQRYKPPTHDGFTKHNHDKIVQFIAEAWEDVLNQKIQYYSHGL
- the LOC126747970 gene encoding uncharacterized protein LOC126747970 isoform X6, with protein sequence MFSQEECKNKEMKEREHPEDVEKERLLENDLLARGYEERLIDGERASGNVETHIVTATPKYTSKATLQIQSNRVTAVDEPILLDLDPPHQEKKIVDAQSLSNAVNRSKFQVIIPAYPAAGKTVALDGGGDKFFYFQKVDENGNALHHHHPHHHQAKDLQKKKKKQQTDKNVVVLRSENIEGHKSEIIHNVDRLVHYIEGTTELRTTRAVQSRAKQLQKQHVTEEGGGGGGTTATPTTTTSNVRNRKKQKSKDLEEEEEEKGEVRSELKKSNSLGEISGIKLDRQFSPFGGGKVKKGDEEEEGGAAVVVVLRTNKSLTDRARERRSWGTVEPLYSASSLEHLETSTDNWEVTRPKKKNKKRRNSVSSTSSVRQTTSSSISGVSSLVSPDDGRGARRARSPNLGSAIVGGACNVKKTRSMPHSERSNDSSSDVDSVHSLPLDGPISYADIVVSAKNSEKKKPSPEKQQTSNPVNAAPDVHNIKSFPAIPGGEKGDDTTVMSSVVETSTPEGKRPAHPKTVKKPTQGGARGDDVPGNDTSFFSQLMRDSTLQYRSQRMPPDIVDVSTIEKMQLMNCPGIIDNFPVTPVTPDPPPPHHRPLGGASSAPCKRKKGPAASSDHIHVIQNCDDASICDTSFDETKRGGVSTNKMVNGISGEDTPPAVVILSSGPTRDAPPPSGLVFGFDINEQLLLEDSEGQTSSENKIGDISIELLASLGDRWAQRYKPPTHDGFTKHNHDKIVQFIAEAWEDVLNQKIQYYSHGL
- the LOC126747970 gene encoding uncharacterized protein LOC126747970 isoform X4, encoding MAPLPDNNKTEQDNLGDKSSQKDEKKLSNLNDRELKALLDEAINYKNPKDREGKSELFNDLLLEAEESERIARATSAGGSELVRHCNQQARRQRGHGGGPRGRRSGGPTAGLGRSVSERGTHGGSLDNLAKEELYETSRRLRGVRKSSTSSSGGASSGFCGNQVRVSARQREGGSLPCNVNSGGTPRDFMFSQEECKNKEMKEREHPEDVEKERLLENDLLARGYEERLIDGERASGNVETHIVTATPKYTSKATLQIQSNRVTAVDEPILLDLDPPHQEKKIVDAQSLSNAVNRSKFQVIIPAYPAAGKTVALDGGGDKKVDENGNALHHHHPHHHQAKDLQKKKKKQQTDKNVVVLRSENIEGHKSEIIHNVDRLVHYIEGTTELRTTRAVQSRAKQLQKQHVTEEGGGGGGTTATPTTTTSNVRNRKKQKSKDLEEEEEEKGEVRSELKKSNSLGEISGIKLDRQFSPFGGGKVKKGDEEEEGGAAVVVVLRTNKSLTDRARERRSWGTVEPLYSASSLEHLETSTDNWEVTRPKKKNKKRRNSVSSTSSVRQTTSSSISGVSSLVSPDDGRGARRARSPNLGSAIVGGACNVKKTRSMPHSERSNDSSSDVDSVHSLPLDGPISYADIVVSAKNSEKKKPSPEKQQTSNPVNAAPDVHNIKSFPAIPGGEKGDDTTVMSSVVETSTPEGKRPAHPKTVKKPTQGGARGDDVPGNDTSFFSQLMRDSTLQYRSQRMPPDIVDVSTIEKMQLMNCPGIIDNFPVTPVTPDPPPPHHRPLGGASSAPCKRKKGPAASSDHIHVIQNCDDASICDTSFDETKRGGVSTNKMVNGISGEDTPPAVVILSSGPTRDAPPPSGLVFGFDINEQLLLEDSEGQTSSENKIGDISIELLASLGDRWAQRYKPPTHDGFTKHNHDKIVQFIAEAWEDVLNQKIQYYSHGL